Proteins encoded within one genomic window of Streptomyces sp. NBC_01314:
- the thiD gene encoding bifunctional hydroxymethylpyrimidine kinase/phosphomethylpyrimidine kinase: MSASGAAGPAGAPPRVLTVAGSDSGGGAGIQADLKTMLALGVHGMSVVTAVTAQNSVGVQGAWELPVEAVRAQYRSVVDDIGVQAVKTGMLASAELVETVAELLAATDAPVVVDPVGVSKHGDPLLAASALDSVRTRLLPVATVATPNLDEVAQLTGVLVRSEAGMREAAEALLAYGPRWALIKGGHLPGDAVDLLTDGSDEHWLRAPRYDNRHTHGTGCTLASAIASYLAKGRTVPEAVAAAKEYVTGAIAAGFALGGGIGPVAHGWALTRGTPAA, from the coding sequence ATGAGCGCGTCCGGAGCCGCGGGCCCGGCGGGTGCCCCTCCGAGGGTGCTCACCGTGGCCGGGTCCGACTCCGGCGGCGGGGCCGGGATCCAGGCCGACCTGAAGACGATGCTGGCGCTCGGGGTGCACGGCATGAGCGTCGTCACGGCCGTCACCGCGCAGAACTCCGTCGGTGTGCAGGGCGCTTGGGAACTGCCCGTGGAGGCCGTGCGCGCCCAGTACCGCAGTGTCGTCGACGACATCGGCGTCCAGGCGGTCAAGACCGGCATGCTCGCCTCCGCCGAACTCGTCGAGACCGTCGCCGAGTTGCTGGCCGCCACGGACGCTCCCGTCGTCGTCGACCCGGTCGGCGTCTCCAAGCACGGCGACCCGCTCCTCGCCGCCTCCGCGCTGGACTCCGTACGGACGCGCCTGCTGCCGGTGGCGACCGTGGCGACCCCCAACCTCGACGAGGTCGCCCAGCTCACCGGCGTACTGGTCCGGTCGGAGGCCGGGATGCGCGAGGCGGCCGAGGCCCTGCTGGCGTACGGGCCCCGATGGGCGCTGATCAAGGGCGGCCATCTCCCGGGAGACGCCGTCGACCTGCTGACCGACGGGTCCGACGAACACTGGCTGCGGGCCCCCAGATACGACAACCGGCACACGCACGGCACGGGCTGCACCCTCGCCTCCGCGATCGCCTCGTACCTCGCGAAGGGACGGACCGTGCCGGAGGCCGTGGCGGCGGCCAAGGAGTACGTCACCGGGGCGATCGCCGCCGGGTTCGCGCTCGGCGGGGGGATCGGCCCCGTGGCGCACGGGTGGGCCCTCACGCGGGGTACTCCGGCAGCCTGA
- the rpmB gene encoding 50S ribosomal protein L28, translated as MAANCDVCGKGPGFGNSISHSHRRTSRRWNPNIQRVRTVVGGTPKRVNACTSCIKAGKVSR; from the coding sequence GTGGCTGCCAACTGCGACGTCTGCGGCAAGGGGCCGGGCTTCGGCAACAGCATCTCGCACTCGCACCGCCGTACGTCCCGTCGCTGGAACCCGAACATCCAGCGCGTGCGTACCGTGGTCGGTGGGACGCCGAAGCGCGTGAACGCCTGCACCTCGTGCATCAAGGCCGGCAAGGTCTCGCGCTGA